The genome window GAACTCGGATTTAACTTGCAAGACATTCGCTATATTCCGCCCCAATAAAAAAGCGCCTGCAGATGCAGGCGCTTTTTTCTATACAATCAGTCAATGCAATCAGACAATTCAATCAGTCAATGATTACCATGGCGAAATGGTTTTTAATACTTGCACATGCACCGTGATTTCCTCACGGTCGTGATACAAGTGCTTCGCTTGCAAACGAAACTTCACATCGTGCTGCTTCAAAAAGATCTTCAAGTTTTCGATATCATCAAGAACTTCATCGTATCGACCTTTCATTGGCAATTTCAAGTTGAACAAGGCTTCTTTCGCCCAACCGTGAATTAACCACTCACCCATTAATTGCGCGACTCGAGATGGTTTTTCAATCATGTCACAAACCAGCCAAGTCACATTTTTACGCGGCGGCTCAAATTTAAAACCGTCCACCATGTGGTGAGTCACTTGTCCTGTGTCCATCAAGCTTTCCGCCATCATGCCATTATCAATGGCATGCACGAACATAGAGCGTTTCACTAACTGATAGGTCCATCCACCCGGGCAAGCACCTAAATCCACTGCCCACATGCCTGAGGCTAAACGCTCATCCCACTCAGCGCGCGGAATGAACACGTGAAAGGCTTCTTCTAGCTTCAACGTCGAGCGACTTGGCGCATCGCTAGGAAATTTAAGACGCGGAATGCCCATGTAGAAATGCGAGTTATTATTCGGATAAGAATACCCCGCGTAACAATGCCCAGGAGCGACAAAACACACATGCAAGACAGGCTTTTTACTGTGTTCTTTGGGGAGCAGTAACCCTTTACCGCGCATTGCCTGACGCAATGGCACCGTAAATTTACGACAGAATTTCAGTAACTCTTTCGCTTCGTTGGTATCGGGGGTTTCCACACGCAGCTCACCACAGGCGGGCCAATTCTCTTGCTCTGCTAAGCTCATAAGCAATGGAGAAATGCGGTCATCTTTCGGTAAGTCGCTACACTCAGCTGCCACGGCGAACATTTGACGAGAAAAAATCAACGTTTGAAAATCAAGACGCTCCAGCAATATTTCTGCCTCGCCTTCCTGAAAGCATTCAAATAAGACAAATCCCGTGTTGGTTTTTAGGCGAGGAAAGCCAAATACACCCAATTGAGTAGCTTTATCCTGTATTTCACCGGCGCACTCTTTCTCAAATCCAGAGCGGCAATACAGCATGATCTGTTTCACGACGTTACCTCATTAGTTTTCAAAGCAGCCAATACAAAGAAGATCCATCCCACAATAAAAAACACCCCGCCAAGAGGCGTAATGGGACCAAACCATCTCACACTGGTTAAAGCCAGCGCATACAGACTGCCGCTAAAGCAAAAGATGCCGATGATAAAGCAAATTGCGGCTCGGCAAAAATACTTTCGTGAATAAACGGTATTTATCGGTAACGCCAACAAGACACCACACACTAAAAGTGCCGCGGCATGAATAAATTGGTAATGAACTCCGGTTTGAAAAACCGCCACCATATCAGGGGTAATCATTTTTTTTAGCCCATGCGCGGCAAAGGCGCCCACACACACGCCAATACCGGAAAACAATCCACCAATGGTGAGTAACTGCTTACTTTTCATTATAAATCTCTCGAATAAATTGACTTAATGTCTCAACGGCAAGCGCGATATTGCCCGCTTCGGTATACCCCGATCGCTTGCGTGGTGTAAATCCATGATCGCCATCCGGGATAAATTGATAACGAATGTGCTCACTCAGGACAAAATCCGCAAACTCTTCTTTTTTACCAAAGGTGTCACGCTCACCTTGCAATATCAAACACGGTTTCGCCAACGTAGCAAGGTGTTCGCCTTTAAATTTCTCTGGTCGGCCCGGTGGGTGAAAAGGAAAACCAAGGCAGGCAATGCCGGCCACTTGCTCATGCTCACCTAACCAAGAAGCCATGCGTCCCCCCATGGACTTCCCGCCAATGACAACAGGACCATCACAGTGCTGCTCGATAATCTCAGAAAACGCCGTCAAGAGTTTGGGGGCGCGATCGGGTGGGCGCTTCGTGCCTTCTTCTAAGCGGCGGATCATGTACGGAAAATTAAATCGTAATACACGAATCCCATGCTCGGCCAAGCCACTGGCAACCTGTGCCATGAAGGCGTGATCCATACCCGCGCCAGCGCCGTGGGCAAAGACAAAAACAGGACCTGTTTGAGGCCCATCCCATTGAAACTCATTACTCATCTAATACTTCCTCTTGCTCACGTCTTGCGGTTCGAATCATCCAGTCTCTGAATGTGGCAATTCGCCCCATGTCGGCTTGCTTTTCATCACACACGACATAAAACGCATTGGGCGTCATCACCACGGCGTCAAACGGTGCCACCAATCGCCCGGCTTCCATTTCTGGCTGCGCTAATACATTGTTACCTAGCGCGATCCCTTGTCCATGAATCGCGGCCTGCAATACCATGGTCGTATGGCTAAAGATCGGCCCATGATTCACATTCACGCCTTCGATACCATTTTGTTTGGCAAACTGTTTCCAATGCTGACGTGACGTATCATGCAATAACACATGCTGGGATAAGTCATGTAACTCATTGAGTGGTTTATCGCCAAGCAAAACGCTGGGAGAACACAAGGGAATTAAAAACTCTTGATACAACAAGTCACAGCGTAATTCTGGCCAATTGCCTCGCCCATAATAAATGGCCACATCCACATCATCCGTTAACGAGCCTTCTTCCAAATCGACCGCTTTAATCCGTACATCAATATCCGGCTCTTCACGATTAAAATCAGCCAGCCTTGGTACGAGCCATTGAATCGCAAAACTTGGTGGTAAGCTGATGGTCAACGCTCCTTTTTCGGTGCGTTCTAATAACTTATCGGTCGCTTCCCCAATCGAGCTAAAAATATCTTTGATATCGGCAAAATACCCCTGCCCTTCTTCGGTCAATAATAATGAGCGATTACGACGACGGAATAACTTTAACCCTAAAAACTCTTCGAGGGCTTTAATCTGATGGCTCACCGCCGCTTGCGTCACAAACAACTCGTCGGCGGCGCGCGTAAAACTCAAGTGACGAGCGGCCGCTTCAAACACTTTCAGAGAATTTAACGGAGGTAGACGTCTTCCCATAGTTATCGCCTTATTAAGGATTAGTTTTTCTTATTCGAAACATTATAAATTGTTCGTTGCGTAGCAGCCAGAGAAAAACTATATTGCTCGGCGTAGCAAAGACCTGAACGGCTTAATTTCTCTGAAATTAATTGGAATTTGTTACGATGTTGTGTTTGCAAACTCGTACTTTATCGAGTTTAGGTAGATTCTACCAATCTGTTCTGTGCAGTCATCCGCTGTACAAAACATACTTCCTGTATTTATTTTGACCTGTCTGTCAATTTTGTTCACCGCCTCCTCAGGCGGTGTTTTTTTATCTGCTGTATATGCTTTCGTCGCCCCGTCTTGTCATCACCCATTTCTAGGCTCGTAGCGTCGTATGGCACATAAAAAAACGCTGCGGACCATGTCAGCAGCGTTAATACGTTAGCGACCTTGCCAACTGCTCGCGTTATGGGCGATAGACTTTGACATTATCAAACCCTTGCTCTTTCAGATACAGGGCTTGTAAACGGCTCATCACCCCCTGAGTGCAATAGAGCAGGTAGGTTTTTGACTGATCCAAATCACCAAACTTGGTCGATAACTTATAGAACGGAATATGGGCCACCTCGACCCCTTCCAGCTCCAGTGGGTGCTCTTCTTCTTCTTCCGAGCTACGAATATCCAGCACGATAGCGGCCTCGTTAATATCCGTTACCATCTCCACTTCAGGCACCGCTTCTTGTGACTCTTTGGCAATATCGCGGATATCCATTTGGCGGGCGTTATACACCACGTCATCGAGAATGCTAAAGTCAAAATTGGCTTCTTCCGCTTCAATGCGACCTTTTACTGCTTTTACCGTCGGCTTACGTGAAATAACCCCACAGTATTCAGGCATGGTTTTGGCAAAATCTTCCGTACCAATTTGACGCGCCACGTTAATAATGTCTTGCTTATCCCAAGTAATCAACGGTCGTAAGATCAACGTATCGGTCACATTATCAATCAAACGCAAATTGGTGAGCGTTTGGCTCGATACTTGACCTAATGCTTCTCCTGTCACCAAAGCTTGAATACCAAACTTCTCAGCCACCATCGCGGCGGCACGCATGAACATACGTTTAAGCACGACACCCATCTGTCCATCGTCTACTTTCTCAAGGATTTCGGCCACAACAGGTTCGAAATCAATAGAAAGAAAACGGACTTTCGCGGAAGAACCGTATTTATTCCACAAATAGTGTGCCACTTGCTTCACGCCAATCTCATGAGCGGGGCCACCAAGATTGAAGAAACAGTAATGCACTTTTGAGCCGCGTTTGATATGCAGATAACTCGACACACCAGAATCAAAGCCACCAGAGATCAAGCTCAAGACATCTTCCTGAGTGCCCATGGGGAAACCGCCCAACCCTTGGTGACGCGCAATCACTTGATTTAACAGTTCATCGCGGACTTCGATATTAATGGTGATATCTGGATTTTTCAGTTTAACCTTTGCACTTTCCACCGCTTGGTTGAGGCCACCGCCCACATAACGCTCTAGCTCAATCGATGAAAATTCGTGCTTACCACGGCGTTTCGCGCGAACCGCAAACGTCTTGTTTTCAAGCGCGTCTTTGTTCTGTTCTAACACATGCTCATAAATGTCATGCAGCGAGGTAAACTCCGTCTGCTTGACTTCCAATACGTGGTTGATCCCCGGAGTATGGGTCAGTATTTGTAGCACTTCTGCGTAATATTTATCGCTGTCGGCCGCAACTTCAATATGGTCACGACGGTTAAACACCGCCACCGATTCAGTACAGCGTTTGACTATGATGCGAATATTACTCTCTAGAATCTTTGTGAAGCGTTTACGCACAGATTCGCTTTTGACATAAATTTCCGGATGAGGCTTAACAATAAATTTCATAGGTGTGTATTCGCATTATAGATTAGACATTTGGTCAGCCGAGGTAGCTACTTTTATCATCAAAAGTAGACATACATCCAGCGCTACCGCTAAGGGGGCGGCATTATACACGATATTGGGCAGATGATGAAAGGTTATAAAAAAAGCAGAACCTATGTTCTGCTTTTTATTGCTGGCTCAGAGGGTTATGGCGTAGTCGCACCGGCCTTATTGGCATTCCCCGAGGAGACCGGATCGCTAAATAAAGGCTCACCTTGCATAATGCTGATTTCCACTCGGCGGTTTTCCGCACGATGTTCAGGCGTATCATTTGGCACCAGAGGCTCGGTATCGGCTAAACCACGGACTTGCAGCCGGTCATGGTCGAAGCCTTGTACTTTTTCCATCTCCTGCGCCACGGACACCGCACGTTGTGAAGACAAATCCCATAAAGAACGATACAACTCAGAGTCGATCGGTTGATTATCGGTATGACCAGTAATTCGAATTTTTCCCGGCACATCTTTCACCAGTTCGGCAATTTGACGCACTAGAGGTCGAAACTTGGGTTGTAAAAATGCGGAGCTTGCCGGAAAAGCGCCTTGCTCTTTAATGCGGATGACAATCTGCTGCCCCAAGTTTTCCACTTCGATTGCGCCTTGCTCAATTTCCCGTTGCAACGCTTTCTTAATTTTCTCAACTGTCGCATCCACTTCCTCTTCGCTCATGGCTTTCGATTGTTGCTGCTGTTGCTGAGATTCCGAGTTTTGATTATTTTCAGTGGCGGTTTCGGGAGACTGACCACCGTCGAGCTTGCCAGCGTCTCGCTGTGCGCCACCAGCACGATCCGACTCCCCCTCTTGAAACTCTAGCGTTTGCTGAGTGATATCAATGGTCTGCTGCATAATGACATCGATCGGCGTCGGTTCAGGTCGTCCCGGACGAAACTCTTGTGCAATAATGCTGGTCCCTTTCGGAATGTCTTTCACTTCCAAACGGTTTTGCACACCAAACGCAAACTTCATTGAGCCGGCGATTTGTTTGAACTTCAGTACATCCATCTCAGAAAACGAGAGAAGCAGTACAAAGAAGCACATCAACAATGACATCAAGTCAGCAAATGTTCCCATCCACAACGGCAACCCTGGTGGAGGACATTTACACGGTTGTTCTTCGTCGTCCATACATCACTCCACTATTCGTTATCGACGTCTAAACTGCGCTTACCTTCATTGAGGTAGTTTTTGAGGTAACTATCAATGACGCGCGGGTTTTGTCCGTCTTGGATGGCAAGCACACCATCCATAATCAAGCGGCGATTCAACGTTTCTTGCTCACGGCGTAGGCCCAGTTTATCCGCTATGGGGAAGAACACCATGTTCGATAAGATCGCACCGTAAAGCGTGGTCAACAACGCGACCGCCATCGCCGGACCAATTGATTTTGGGTCATCCATGTTGGACAGCATCGCAACAAGCCCAACCAAAGTACCAATCATCCCCATCGCAGGGGCCACATCGCCAAATGCACGAAACACATTCGCTCCCGACTCATGGCGTTCATTGGTTAATGCGATGTCTTTTTGCATGGTCGCTTTCACAACGTCGGCATCATGACCATCGACCAGAAGATCAATCCCTTTTTGCATAAACGCGTTCGGTATTTCCATTTCTTCTAACGCTAGAAAGCCGCCTTTACGGGCTGCATCGGCCATTTCAACGACTTTTGCAATTAAATCTTCTGGGTTGTCGGCTTTGAACATGAATGCTTTACCGGCGATTTTCGCGGCACCAAAAAACTGTCCCATGGTAAACTTCATCATGACCACGAAAACCGACCCACCAACCACGATAAGTACAGACGTGACATCGACGAACATCATGATGCTTCCGCCTAAGATCATCGCCATAATTACAAAAGCTAAGCCACCAATCAGGCCTAATAGCGTTGCTAAATCCACGAAGCACTCCTCATGCTACTGTTCATTCCCCAGTATTGATTCTACTGTATCGGCAAAGTTATCAAATCTTTAAATCAATTCTATTCGATCCTGTCATCGGCATCGTGATTACTTCAACTTTACATCAGTGAATGTGAATACCCTTACATTAACGGGCGCCACGACCCGTCATACGTTAGCAATACTGACCATTGCGATCGCTAAGTTATACAATAATCATACCATGGTTGACGGTACCGATGGTTTTTACAAAAACATAAGTTACCTAGCAAGCATTACATAAATGCGGCAGATTGCTATGGAACACAGTAAAAACTGCGTGATTCACATCGATAAGTCAAAAAATCTTGCCGCGAACGCTAACGAATAGCAGGGATTTGTGACACAATTATGCGGTTAAATTTGACCCTTAGTTATCCCTAAGGTAACTTTCGTGCATCTTTCCTAAGGTAAAATGATTATGGCGAGCAAAAAACCGGAAAACATGTCCTTTGAAGACACCATCAGTGAACTCGATCAATTGGTCGATCAACTCGAAAATGGTGAGCTTGCACTTGATGATGCGCTGAAAAAATTTGAACGTGGCATCGCACTCGCTCGCTCCGGGCAAACGAAATTAGATAGTGCTGAACAACGCGTCAGTATCTTACTTAATAACAGTGACACCGAGGCACTGAGTGACTTTACCGATTCGCCTGAATAATGGATGTAAACATCGTGATGAATGAGGCATTAACCTCTTTACAGCAAAGAAATAATGAGCAGCTTGACGAGTGGCTAAAGCACTTCTCCAACGCCGACTCACCGCTAATACAAGCAATGAATTATGGTTTGTTACTGGGTGGCAAACGGGTTCGCCCCTTTTTAGTTTACGCCACGGGCCAAATGCTCGGTTGCGAGCTGAGCGAATTAGACACTCCGGCCTCGGCGATTGAATGCATCCATGCGTATTCATTAATCCATGACGATTTACCCGCGATGGATAATGATGAGCTACGTCGTGGGCAGCCAACATGCCATATCAAATTTGATGAAGCGACCGCGATTTTAACCGGTGATGCGCTGCAAACACTCGCATTTAGTATTCTTGCTGAGGGAACGTTATCCGCTCAGGGTGAACCCCAGCGGGTGATGATGATTCAAATGCTTGCCCAAGCTTCGGGCGCCCAAGGCATGTGTCTTGGACAAGCATTGGACTTAGCCGCCGAAAACCGTGCTGTTCCGCTGAATGAACTGGAGCATATCCATCGCAATAAAACAGGGGCATTAATTCGTTGTGCCGTACGTTTAGGAGCATTGGCTGCCGGAGAGAAAGGCCTCGCCGTCTTACCGCAACTCGATACCTATGCTCAAGCCGTGGGACTCGCTTTTCAAGTTCAGGATGATATTCTGGACGTCATCAGTGATACACAAACCCTAGGAAAACCTCAGGGTTCAGATCAGCAATTACACAAAAGTACCTATCCAGCATTACTCGGTTTGGACGGTGCCATTGAAAAAGCGCAAGCTCTCCTTGAGGAATCACTTCAAGCACTCGAAGCCATTCCTTATAACACAGAGTATCTCGAAGCGTTCGCCCGATACGTTATCGAGCGCAAACACTAACACTATAAGCGCGCATAACTATGACTCTTGATATTTCAAAATATCCAACGTTAGCTCTCGTTAACACTCCGACTGACTTGCGTGGCCTGCCAAAGGAGGTCTTGCCTCAGCTTTGTGATGAGCTACGTACGTACTTATTAAATTCCGTCAGTCAATCCAGCGGGCACCTTGCTTCCGGCTTAGGCACCGTTGAATTGACCGTTGCATTACACTATGTCTACGATACCCCGAACGATCAGCTGATTTGGGATGTCGGCCATCAGGCTTATCCCCATAAGATTTTAACCGGTCGGCGTGAGCAAATGAGCACCATTCGCCAAAAAGAAGGGTTACACCCGTTTCCATGGCGCGAAGAAAGTGAGTATGACACTTTGTCAGTGGGTCATTCCTCAACCTCGATCAGTGCCGGTCTTGGCATGGCGATCGCGGCTGAACACGAAGGGAAAGATCGCAAAGTCGTCAGTGTGATCGGCGATGGTGCCATTACTGCAGGTATGGCATTTGAAGCCATGAACCACGCAGGCGGCATCAACCCCAACATGTTGGTGGTCCTTAACGACAATGAAATGTCGATTTCAGAAAACGTCGGCGCGTTGAACAATCATCTTGCGCAACTGTTGTCTGGAAATATGTATACCTCTCTGCGTGAAGGCGGCAAGAAAGTGCTGTCCGGCCTGCCTCCGATTAAAGAGTTGGTACGTCGTACAGAAGAACACCTGAAAGGCATGGTCGTTCCCGGAACATTATTTGAAGAGCTAGGCTTTAATTATATCGGCCCTGTAGATGGCCACGATGTATTAGAACTCATCAAAACGCTGAAAAATATGCGTGATTTGAAAGGCGCTCAGTTCTTACATGTCATGACCACCAAAGGCAAAGGCTATGAGCCTGCGGAAAAAGATCCGATTGGCTATCATGGCGTGCCAAAATTCGATCCGAATCAAGAAACACTGCCCAAGACATCGTCCAGTAAACCCACTTTTTCTGCTATTTTTGGTGACTTCTTATGTGACATGGCGGCGCAAGATCCTAAGTTACTCGCGATCACCCCCGCGATGCGCGAAGGCTCAGGCATGGTACGTTTTTCAAAAGAGTTCCCTAAACAGTATTTTGATGTCGCCATTGCCGAGCAACATTCCGTCACCTTGGCATCGGGCATGGCCATCGGTGGTTACCACCCTATCGTCGCGATTTATTCCACCTTTTTGCAGCGTGGTTATGATCAGTTGATTCACGATGTGGCGATTATGAACTTACCGGTAATGTTTGCTATTGACCGCGCGGGTTTGGTCGGTGCGGATGGCCAAACTCACCAAGGTGCGTTTGATATCAGCTTTATGCGTTGTATTCCAAACATGACCATCATGACACCATCGGATGAAAATGAATGTCTCCAAATGTTGTATACAGGACATCGTCATCAAGGGCCGAGTGCCGTTCGCTATCCTCGTGGTTCTGGGGCGGGTGTCCCGATAGAACAAACCTTTACCGAGCTAGAAATCGGCAAAGGTCGCCGGATCCGAGAGGGAGAAAAAGTCGCCATTTTGAACTTCGGCACCTTCCTACCTGAAGCAATGAAAGCTGCGGAAAACCTCAATGCGGCCGTGGCGGATATGCGCTTTGCTAAGCCGTTAGATGAAGCCTTACTGCGCGAGCTATCCGAGCAATACGATGTGTTTGTCACACTGGAAGAAAACACCATTGCCGGTGGTGCCGGTTCTGGCGTCATTGAATTTTTGATGCAAGAAAAACGTCTGTTACCCGTACTGACGTTGGGCTTACCAGACCATTTTGTTGCACAAGGCACGCAACAAGAACTGTATGCAGAGCTTGGTCTTGATGCCTCTGGTATTGAAGCTTCGATTCGCCGTTATCTTGCTCAGTAAATAAGCGCAGATAATGACGACACGCTCTCGTGTAAAAAAGCTCAGAATACTCTGAGCTTTTTTTGTTTTCAGTGCCTACAGGCAAGATTATGCCGCTACTGTGGCAATGGCCAACCGAAGGTCGAACACAAATGTGTCCATGTATCATCAAACCCTGCAGTGATTGTCATTGCTTGCTGGGTATACGGATGACAAAAAGACAAATGGGTCGCATGTAGCATCAACCGGTGGGCATTGTATTGCTCGCGATATAAGCGATTATGACGCCCTTCGCCATGTCGAGTGTCACCAATAATAGGATGGCGAAGGTGCGCCATATGGCGGCGCAACTGGTGCTTTCTGCCTGTCATGGGTTTCAGCTCAACCAATCCATAACGCGTCGTCGCAAACCGCCCCGTAGAGAATGGCACTTCCACCTCCGCAAGTGGCTGATAATGAGTCAATGCCTCTTGCGGCTCTTTATCCTGAGCGGCATGCTTATCGGCAATTTTATCCAACTCTTCTTTCAACGGATAATCTAAAACACCGGCCTCGCTAATCCAACCGCGTACAATCGCGTGATAGGTTTTTTGGATTTCATGGCCAGCAAACAGCGGCATCACCTCACGGGCCACCTCGCTCGAGAGAGCAAATAACAACACACCCGACGTGGGGCGGTCTAGTCGATGCAGAGGATAGACATGTTGACCGATTTGATCGCGTAATGTCTGCATCACAAATTCGGTTTCATGACGATCCAGCCAACTGCGATGCACCAACATGCCCGAGGGCTTATTCACCGCAATAAAGGCCTCATCACGATATAATATTTCCAATTCCATCTCAGCGACACGCCTCATCAATCAAGTTCAATAGACGCAATAGCGAACGATATTCGTATTGTTGTTGCCATACTTGGGCAAAGTACGGGGCAATCGCAAAACCACTAGGGACTTGCTCTTGCGCTAAAGCCGCCTGCATGCGCGGTAAAAAGACCCATTGAAGCCATTCATGGGGCGCTAAGGTATCCACAGCAAAAGGCTGAGTGCTTTGCAATGCTTGCGACGATGGCGATGTACTCTGCCACAATCCAGTGCGTTCTAATTCAAACTGAAGCTCTTGCAGTAATAACGTTAATTCACCGAAGTTGTTACTCATTCACGACCTAAATAACATATGTATAGGAGACAAAAACGCGAATTATCCTCACGTTCGTTTGCGAAGGGGCATAGTATGAGTTTGGGCGAGAAATGCAATGGATGGAGATCATTTTGTTCTCGCCTCTGGATCAGGTACTATGGCGTCAGTACATCTCTGTAGGACCATAAACATCCATGGAAACCATCCAAACGCTAAGTAAAATGCTGCAAACCAGCGGCAATCAATACGCCATTTTTGACCTCGGCCGACGTATTCAAGCCATCGATAATGCCACATTTGAGCGAATTGAGTCCGGAGGACAGCCTTATCCTTATCCGGTACAACGTAGCGCTCAGTTCGCCATCGCGTATTGGGATAACAGCCACCAACCCTGGATATGGTTTTTAAAATTTGAACTCGATGAACGCGGCCTACTTCAGCAGCCTCATGTCACGCAATTCATCGAATATGTCTTGGAAGCAATGGGCGCACGTTTGGATAACGAGCTCACTGACGAACAACAGGAAAAGCTGACCAACAACCCGTACACCTTCAAACCCAATGACGATAAGATGGCCATGTTCCATAGCATCATCCGTGCGCAATTGGCGCTGCCATGCAGCCAGTATTATGAACACGCACAATGCTATTTTTCTGGTCGCTTAGGTTGGGAAAACTGGCAAACGATCGGATTGCAAGGCAT of Vibrio zhugei contains these proteins:
- the xseB gene encoding exodeoxyribonuclease VII small subunit, translating into MASKKPENMSFEDTISELDQLVDQLENGELALDDALKKFERGIALARSGQTKLDSAEQRVSILLNNSDTEALSDFTDSPE
- a CDS encoding alpha/beta fold hydrolase, which gives rise to MSNEFQWDGPQTGPVFVFAHGAGAGMDHAFMAQVASGLAEHGIRVLRFNFPYMIRRLEEGTKRPPDRAPKLLTAFSEIIEQHCDGPVVIGGKSMGGRMASWLGEHEQVAGIACLGFPFHPPGRPEKFKGEHLATLAKPCLILQGERDTFGKKEEFADFVLSEHIRYQFIPDGDHGFTPRKRSGYTEAGNIALAVETLSQFIREIYNEK
- a CDS encoding flagellar motor protein MotB, whose protein sequence is MDDEEQPCKCPPPGLPLWMGTFADLMSLLMCFFVLLLSFSEMDVLKFKQIAGSMKFAFGVQNRLEVKDIPKGTSIIAQEFRPGRPEPTPIDVIMQQTIDITQQTLEFQEGESDRAGGAQRDAGKLDGGQSPETATENNQNSESQQQQQQSKAMSEEEVDATVEKIKKALQREIEQGAIEVENLGQQIVIRIKEQGAFPASSAFLQPKFRPLVRQIAELVKDVPGKIRITGHTDNQPIDSELYRSLWDLSSQRAVSVAQEMEKVQGFDHDRLQVRGLADTEPLVPNDTPEHRAENRRVEISIMQGEPLFSDPVSSGNANKAGATTP
- the ispA gene encoding (2E,6E)-farnesyl diphosphate synthase, with protein sequence MNEALTSLQQRNNEQLDEWLKHFSNADSPLIQAMNYGLLLGGKRVRPFLVYATGQMLGCELSELDTPASAIECIHAYSLIHDDLPAMDNDELRRGQPTCHIKFDEATAILTGDALQTLAFSILAEGTLSAQGEPQRVMMIQMLAQASGAQGMCLGQALDLAAENRAVPLNELEHIHRNKTGALIRCAVRLGALAAGEKGLAVLPQLDTYAQAVGLAFQVQDDILDVISDTQTLGKPQGSDQQLHKSTYPALLGLDGAIEKAQALLEESLQALEAIPYNTEYLEAFARYVIERKH
- a CDS encoding DUF423 domain-containing protein codes for the protein MKSKQLLTIGGLFSGIGVCVGAFAAHGLKKMITPDMVAVFQTGVHYQFIHAAALLVCGVLLALPINTVYSRKYFCRAAICFIIGIFCFSGSLYALALTSVRWFGPITPLGGVFFIVGWIFFVLAALKTNEVTS
- the rlmM gene encoding 23S rRNA (cytidine(2498)-2'-O)-methyltransferase RlmM, which codes for MKQIMLYCRSGFEKECAGEIQDKATQLGVFGFPRLKTNTGFVLFECFQEGEAEILLERLDFQTLIFSRQMFAVAAECSDLPKDDRISPLLMSLAEQENWPACGELRVETPDTNEAKELLKFCRKFTVPLRQAMRGKGLLLPKEHSKKPVLHVCFVAPGHCYAGYSYPNNNSHFYMGIPRLKFPSDAPSRSTLKLEEAFHVFIPRAEWDERLASGMWAVDLGACPGGWTYQLVKRSMFVHAIDNGMMAESLMDTGQVTHHMVDGFKFEPPRKNVTWLVCDMIEKPSRVAQLMGEWLIHGWAKEALFNLKLPMKGRYDEVLDDIENLKIFLKQHDVKFRLQAKHLYHDREEITVHVQVLKTISPW
- the thiI gene encoding tRNA uracil 4-sulfurtransferase ThiI; protein product: MKFIVKPHPEIYVKSESVRKRFTKILESNIRIIVKRCTESVAVFNRRDHIEVAADSDKYYAEVLQILTHTPGINHVLEVKQTEFTSLHDIYEHVLEQNKDALENKTFAVRAKRRGKHEFSSIELERYVGGGLNQAVESAKVKLKNPDITINIEVRDELLNQVIARHQGLGGFPMGTQEDVLSLISGGFDSGVSSYLHIKRGSKVHYCFFNLGGPAHEIGVKQVAHYLWNKYGSSAKVRFLSIDFEPVVAEILEKVDDGQMGVVLKRMFMRAAAMVAEKFGIQALVTGEALGQVSSQTLTNLRLIDNVTDTLILRPLITWDKQDIINVARQIGTEDFAKTMPEYCGVISRKPTVKAVKGRIEAEEANFDFSILDDVVYNARQMDIRDIAKESQEAVPEVEMVTDINEAAIVLDIRSSEEEEEHPLELEGVEVAHIPFYKLSTKFGDLDQSKTYLLYCTQGVMSRLQALYLKEQGFDNVKVYRP
- a CDS encoding transcriptional regulator GcvA, with the protein product MGRRLPPLNSLKVFEAAARHLSFTRAADELFVTQAAVSHQIKALEEFLGLKLFRRRNRSLLLTEEGQGYFADIKDIFSSIGEATDKLLERTEKGALTISLPPSFAIQWLVPRLADFNREEPDIDVRIKAVDLEEGSLTDDVDVAIYYGRGNWPELRCDLLYQEFLIPLCSPSVLLGDKPLNELHDLSQHVLLHDTSRQHWKQFAKQNGIEGVNVNHGPIFSHTTMVLQAAIHGQGIALGNNVLAQPEMEAGRLVAPFDAVVMTPNAFYVVCDEKQADMGRIATFRDWMIRTARREQEEVLDE
- the pomA gene encoding flagellar motor protein PomA, whose product is MAMILGGSIMMFVDVTSVLIVVGGSVFVVMMKFTMGQFFGAAKIAGKAFMFKADNPEDLIAKVVEMADAARKGGFLALEEMEIPNAFMQKGIDLLVDGHDADVVKATMQKDIALTNERHESGANVFRAFGDVAPAMGMIGTLVGLVAMLSNMDDPKSIGPAMAVALLTTLYGAILSNMVFFPIADKLGLRREQETLNRRLIMDGVLAIQDGQNPRVIDSYLKNYLNEGKRSLDVDNE
- the dxs gene encoding 1-deoxy-D-xylulose-5-phosphate synthase, with translation MTLDISKYPTLALVNTPTDLRGLPKEVLPQLCDELRTYLLNSVSQSSGHLASGLGTVELTVALHYVYDTPNDQLIWDVGHQAYPHKILTGRREQMSTIRQKEGLHPFPWREESEYDTLSVGHSSTSISAGLGMAIAAEHEGKDRKVVSVIGDGAITAGMAFEAMNHAGGINPNMLVVLNDNEMSISENVGALNNHLAQLLSGNMYTSLREGGKKVLSGLPPIKELVRRTEEHLKGMVVPGTLFEELGFNYIGPVDGHDVLELIKTLKNMRDLKGAQFLHVMTTKGKGYEPAEKDPIGYHGVPKFDPNQETLPKTSSSKPTFSAIFGDFLCDMAAQDPKLLAITPAMREGSGMVRFSKEFPKQYFDVAIAEQHSVTLASGMAIGGYHPIVAIYSTFLQRGYDQLIHDVAIMNLPVMFAIDRAGLVGADGQTHQGAFDISFMRCIPNMTIMTPSDENECLQMLYTGHRHQGPSAVRYPRGSGAGVPIEQTFTELEIGKGRRIREGEKVAILNFGTFLPEAMKAAENLNAAVADMRFAKPLDEALLRELSEQYDVFVTLEENTIAGGAGSGVIEFLMQEKRLLPVLTLGLPDHFVAQGTQQELYAELGLDASGIEASIRRYLAQ